The region GGCCACGAACCGGCGGGGCAGGAGTCTCTCCAACCATCGGATACGACCGCACCAGAGGCGAGAGGAGCCACCGGGGAAGAACCACCTCCCTGGGCCGAGGAGGATGTGCCGCCATTTGACGGCCCTTATCAGGCCGCACCCGAAGCCGGAACTCAATCGGCTGACCGGTCGAGCCGTGAGGCGACGGCGCCAATGGGCGCGCCGGGTGCTTCACGGCCGGAAACGCCACCGCCGGCATCGGCTGAGCCCGAGGCAGCCGAAACGATCAGAGCGAAACCGGCGGTTCCCAAAGTGACGCTTGAGGAAACCCGTCCGGACAACTGGGCCCGGATTTACCTGGGGTTGAGCGCGACAGGCCTGCTGCAAAGCACCGCCGCCAACTGCGTGTTGGTGGGACGTCAGGGCAATGAGCTGAATCTGGTGCTGGATGAGCGCCACAGCGCCATTTATGACGAGAGTCAGCAGCAGAGACTGGCGGATGTGCTCAGTGACTATTATGGCGAACCAGTGCGGGTGCGTATCCAGCCGGGAACGGTGGATGCGGAAACGCCGGCGGCGCAGGCCATTCGGCTCAAGGAGGAAAGCCGCATTGAGGCGCTTGAAGCCATGAAAAAGGACCCCATCGTACAACAATTGGTCGAACACTTTGGCGCGACTCTGCGCGAAGACACTGTCCAGCCCCTGGACTAATTGATGAGGTAAGTTATGAAAGGTTTGGGCGATTTGATGAAGCAGGCCCAGGAGATGCAGGCCAACATGCAGAAGATGCAGGAGGAGTTGGCTCAAGCGGAGGTCACCGGGCAGTCTGGCGCGGGCCTGGTCTCGGTGGTCATGACCGGGCGCCACGATGTGCGCCGTGTGAGCATCGACGACAGTTTGATGAGTGAAGACAAGGAAGTACTGGAAGATCTGATTGCCGCCGCGGTTAACGACGCGGTACGCAAGGTGGAGGCCAACAGCAAGGAAAAAATGGCGAGCATGACCTCGGGTATGGGCATTCCGCCCGATTTCAAAATGCCGTTTTAAGAGACGAACATGGCATCGCTATTCAGTCCACTGATCGACGAGTTGATCTCCTCGCTGCGCTGCCTGCCGGGGGTTGGTCCCAAGTCGGCCCAGCGCATGGTGTTGCATCTGCTTGAGCACAATCGTGAAGGCGCGGCGCGCCTGGCGCGCAGTCTGGAGCAGGCCATTGACGGGGTCGGGCGCTGTCAGCGTTGTCGCACCCTGACCGAGCAGCCGGTCTGCGGCATTTGTGATAATCCCCGACGGGATGGCTCCGTGCTGTGCGTGGTGGAAACACCCGCAGATGTTGTCGCCATTGAACAGGCCGGAGGCTATCAGGGTAAATATTTTGTGCTGCTCGGTCGTCTCTCTCCCATTGACGGTATTGGTCCGGAGGACATTGGCATTGATCAGTTGGTCAATCAGCTGAAAACCGGAGAGGTCAATGAGGTGATTCTGGCAACCAATCCGACCATGGAAGGGGAAACCACCGCGTTCTATATCAGTGAGCGGGCCAAGGATCTCGGCGTCACAGTATCCCGAATTGCCCACGGCGTGCCGCTCGGGGGCGAACTGGAGTTCGTCGACGGTGGCACCCTGGCCCATGCATTTTCCAGTCGAAAAACCTTATGACCACCATACCGACAGAGCCGATCTGGATTGATCAGAACGCGGAGCTGGCCGAGCTGTGCGAGCGCTGGCGTGAGCAGGGCGCCATCGCGGTCGACACCGAGTTCATGCGTTCGGAAACGTTTTATCCGATTGCCGGCCTGCTGCAGATCGGGGATGGCCGCGGCTGCTACCTGATTGATCCGCTGGCGATTGATAACCTTGAACCGCTCAGGGTCCTGTTCCTGGATCCGAGGGTGACCAAAGTGCTGCACGCCTGCTCCGAGGATCTGGAAGTGTTTCAGCGCTGGCTGGGGGTGGTTCCGGAGCCGCTGTTCGATACCCAGATTGGTGCCGCCTTTGCCGGCCTGGGCTTTTCGTTGGGTTATGCCAATCTGGTCCAGCAACTGCTGGGTATCGAGGTGCCCAAGGGAGAGACCCGATCGGATTGGCTGCAGCGGCCCCTGTCGGTTCCTCAGAAAAAGTACGCGGCACTCGATGTGGCGCACATGCTGGTGATTTACGGCAAGTTACTGCAGCGGCTGAGAGATCAGGATCGCCTCACCTGGGCGCGTGCCGACAGCGCCGATCTGGTCGCGAACGCCAAAGCCAGCCCGGATTTTAACGATTACTACCGCAAGGTGGGATCGGCGTGGAAGTTGCGCCCGCGTGAACTCGCCGTGTTGCGCCGGCTCAGTGCCTGGCGCGAACGGGAGGCACGGAAGCGGGATCGACCGCGCAACCGGTTGATCAAGGAAAATGGTCTGTGGGAGTTGGCCCGCCGTCAGCCTACGGATCTGGCGCAACTGCGGACCCTGAAAGAAGTCCCGGCCCATACCCAGAAAGAGGAAGGGGAGGCGCTGATGGCTGAGATCCGCCTGGCGCTGGAGGAACCGGAATCCGAGTGGCCCGAACGCCTCGACCCGCCCCTGGGCAAGGCCGAGGCGCCTTTGATGAAGGCGCTCAAACGTTATGTCCGTGAACTGGCGGAAGCGCACGAATTACCGCCGGAACTGTTGGTGCGCAAGCGCGAGTATGAAGCGGTCGTCCGCTCCGGGCTCAAAGGCGGAGCTTTCGAGCTGCCCGAGCGGCTGCAGGGGTGGCGCTATGAGCTCTTGGGGCAAGGGTTGCTTGAGGCGGCCGAAGCACACCGGGCCGATGTCACACCGCAGAAGGAGCCCTCATGAAACAGCTGGTTGAGATATTCCGCAGCCCGAAAGAAGAGGGCATGTACCTTTACGTCAAACGCGAGGAAGGGCTTGAACGGGTTCCGGAGGACCTGCTCCGGCGGTTCGGCAAACCCCAGTCGGCCATGGTGCTGGCGCTCACTCCGGAGCGGAAGCTGGCGCGCACCACCGCTGAGCGTGTGTTGGCCTGTCTCGAGGAGCCGGGCTATTACCTGCAGATGCCGCCAAGTCCCCATGCGGATACCGAAGTGGCCCGGGTGCGCCTCCACAACACGAAAATGGGGCATTGAGGTTTGGCTCTGCAAGCCTTCTGGGAGCGCAAAACGCTGGAGGAGATGACGGCACAGGAGTGGGAATCTCTCTGTGACGGGTGCGGCAAGTGTTGTCTGCACAAGCTTGAGGATGAAGATACCGGAGAAATTCTGTACACGGACGTGGCCTGCCGGTATCTGGATACGGCCACGGCCTGCTGCAGCGACTACCCCAATCGCCAGCGCAATGTGCCTGATTGCACCGTGCTGCGCCCGGAGGATGTTGCCGACTTTCATTGGCTGCCCTCGACCTGTGCCTACCGTCTGCTGGCCGAAGGGATTCCCCTGCCGGACTGGCACCCGCTGATTTCCGGTGATCCCGCGTCGGTGCGGCGGGCGGGCGTGTCGGCGGCAGGTCGGTTTGTCTCTGAAACCGAAGTGCCGGAAGAGGACTGGGAGGAGCGTGCGGTGATCTGGGTATGATCCCGTCCGCTGCCCGACTGTGATGAAGACTCAAGAGCGAACAACAGGAGCCGATAGCCTATGACAACGGGATACACCCTTGCCTGGATCGTCTATTTACTGGGAGCCCTGGCGCTTCTGGCCGCCGCCTGGCGGGTGACTCGGGGGTTTCGGCGCGAATGGCGACACTTACTGTTGGTGTCGGCGGCCGCATTGCTTCTGACCCCCGGGCCGATGAGCGTCAATGACAGCCTGATGCTGGCTCCGGCACTGTTTGTGCTGGTGCTTGATGGGTTGTTCGATACTCTGGATAGTGCCTCCCGAGCCGGGCTGATCATGCTGGGGGTCTGGTTGGTGGCCCTGGTCATTTCGCTGATCTTTCAGTTGCTGGTACGGCCCCGACCCCGACCCGAGACGGACTGAGATTGCCCTTTGGTACAAACCTGCTATAACTAAGAGTAATTAAACACCTGCACTGATCTCTACCTTTGGGTATTGGAGAAGGGGGCGTTTACACAGGAGAATTTCATGGCAAACCATATTTTCATTCTTGCGGCGGTCATGACTATTGCCGGCGTTTTCGGTGGGTTGATCAACTACTATCAACTGACCCAGGAGCGCGATGACGAGGCGGCGCTGCCGCGCTGCATTGTGCTGGGTATTGGTGCCGCATTTCTGGTACCGGTCATACTGTTTTTCGTCCAGAGCGATCTGATCACCCAGATTCAGGAAGACCCGTCGCGCTTGCTGATTTACACCGGTTTCTGTCTGATCGTGGCCATCGGTTCCCGTCTGGTACTGACCAGTACCCCAAAGCGTATTCTGCGTGAAGCGCAGGTCGCTCGGACCCAGGTTGAGGCAATGCAGCACGAGCTGCGGGTCATGCAGGAAGAGCTGCTGCCGCTGCTGGACACCGAAACCGAGCAGGACACCGATGTAGACGACAACGCCGGCCCCCTGAATCCGAATGAAGAACTGGATATCGCCGCCAGCAAGGTTCTGAAAACCCTGGGCGTGGGGCGGCACATCTATCGCTCCATGGCGGGCCTGTGTCGAGAGGCCGGGGCGGATGAGACGACCATCCAGAAATCTCTGAACGTCCTGGTCAGCCGGCAACTGGCCGGTAAACTCAACACCCGCAAAGGCGTACGTTGGTACCTGACCGAGAAGGGCCGTCGCGCGCTGGACCTGTTGGTATAACGATGATGACAGGGTGCCGGGCGGCGCTACTGATTCTGGGGCTTGTGCTGCTGGCACCGCTGTCTGCCCAGGAACCACTGGCCGAGCAGGCGGACATCCGCCTTGTGGTGGATATCTCCGGCAGTATGAAGCGCACCGACCCGGACAATCTGCGCCGTCCGGCGCTGTCGTTACTGGTGCGGTTGTTGCCCCCGGGCAGCCAGGCGGGCGTGTGGACCTTCGGGCAGCAGGTCAACGCTCTGGTACCTCACCGTGAAGTTGATGATACCTGGAAATCCCGGGCATTGGAGCGTGTTGGGGAGATCAATTCGGTTGCCCTCTATACTCACATCGGGGCCGCGCTGGAAGGCGCGGCCTACGATCGATCCGAACGCTCGAAGGGCACCGCTCTACGCACCGACATCATTTTACTGACCGATGGCGTGGTGGATGTCAGCCCGGATCCGCAGATCAGCGCCCGTGAGCAGCAGCGGGTGGTAAGGGAACTGGTGCCCGAGTTGCATTCCCTGGGCTACCGGATCCATACCATCGGCCTCTCGGATGAGACCGACGAGGCCCTGTTGCGCGATATGGCGCGCGGCTCAGATGGCCTGTTCAGCAAGGCGCGCAATGCCGAACAGTTGATGGATAGCCTGTTGC is a window of Marinimicrobium sp. C6131 DNA encoding:
- a CDS encoding YbaB/EbfC family nucleoid-associated protein, producing MKGLGDLMKQAQEMQANMQKMQEELAQAEVTGQSGAGLVSVVMTGRHDVRRVSIDDSLMSEDKEVLEDLIAAAVNDAVRKVEANSKEKMASMTSGMGIPPDFKMPF
- the recR gene encoding recombination mediator RecR, which translates into the protein MASLFSPLIDELISSLRCLPGVGPKSAQRMVLHLLEHNREGAARLARSLEQAIDGVGRCQRCRTLTEQPVCGICDNPRRDGSVLCVVETPADVVAIEQAGGYQGKYFVLLGRLSPIDGIGPEDIGIDQLVNQLKTGEVNEVILATNPTMEGETTAFYISERAKDLGVTVSRIAHGVPLGGELEFVDGGTLAHAFSSRKTL
- the rnd gene encoding ribonuclease D, which gives rise to MTTIPTEPIWIDQNAELAELCERWREQGAIAVDTEFMRSETFYPIAGLLQIGDGRGCYLIDPLAIDNLEPLRVLFLDPRVTKVLHACSEDLEVFQRWLGVVPEPLFDTQIGAAFAGLGFSLGYANLVQQLLGIEVPKGETRSDWLQRPLSVPQKKYAALDVAHMLVIYGKLLQRLRDQDRLTWARADSADLVANAKASPDFNDYYRKVGSAWKLRPRELAVLRRLSAWREREARKRDRPRNRLIKENGLWELARRQPTDLAQLRTLKEVPAHTQKEEGEALMAEIRLALEEPESEWPERLDPPLGKAEAPLMKALKRYVRELAEAHELPPELLVRKREYEAVVRSGLKGGAFELPERLQGWRYELLGQGLLEAAEAHRADVTPQKEPS
- a CDS encoding YcgL domain-containing protein, whose translation is MKQLVEIFRSPKEEGMYLYVKREEGLERVPEDLLRRFGKPQSAMVLALTPERKLARTTAERVLACLEEPGYYLQMPPSPHADTEVARVRLHNTKMGH
- a CDS encoding YcgN family cysteine cluster protein, encoding MALQAFWERKTLEEMTAQEWESLCDGCGKCCLHKLEDEDTGEILYTDVACRYLDTATACCSDYPNRQRNVPDCTVLRPEDVADFHWLPSTCAYRLLAEGIPLPDWHPLISGDPASVRRAGVSAAGRFVSETEVPEEDWEERAVIWV
- a CDS encoding YEATS-associated helix-containing protein — translated: MANHIFILAAVMTIAGVFGGLINYYQLTQERDDEAALPRCIVLGIGAAFLVPVILFFVQSDLITQIQEDPSRLLIYTGFCLIVAIGSRLVLTSTPKRILREAQVARTQVEAMQHELRVMQEELLPLLDTETEQDTDVDDNAGPLNPNEELDIAASKVLKTLGVGRHIYRSMAGLCREAGADETTIQKSLNVLVSRQLAGKLNTRKGVRWYLTEKGRRALDLLV